One window of Deltaproteobacteria bacterium genomic DNA carries:
- the ribD gene encoding bifunctional diaminohydroxyphosphoribosylaminopyrimidine deaminase/5-amino-6-(5-phosphoribosylamino)uracil reductase RibD: MNRDQDFMAIAITLAQRGIGKTSPNPAVGSVIVKNDRIIGSGFHKKAGMPHAEREALDKIVGTPLQNATLYVTLEPCCHYGRTPPCTEAIIQSGIRRVIVGMRDPDRRVSGKGIQILERSGIEVKVGVLEEECRKLNEAYLLHRTKRRPYVILKAAMTLNAVVGLKTKKGVRALAITGTKARRFSHHLRSEVDAILVGSGTVLADDPQLTCRLKRRQKRDPLRVVLDSSLRLPTTSRLFHLKSPAKTLVATTVSKTPKRKGVEFLLCRRNKRGGIQLNDLLRQLANRGVMTLLVEGGPKIWSSFLKAGTVDRLVVFIAPKIIQGETVQFPLNQLEDLKSIQGEKIGEDLFIEGSF; the protein is encoded by the coding sequence ATGAACCGCGATCAAGATTTCATGGCAATCGCCATCACCCTTGCTCAACGTGGGATTGGCAAAACATCGCCCAACCCGGCGGTCGGTTCTGTCATTGTCAAGAATGACAGGATCATCGGCTCCGGATTTCATAAAAAGGCCGGGATGCCGCACGCCGAACGGGAGGCATTAGATAAAATCGTAGGGACGCCCCTACAGAATGCAACATTATATGTAACCCTCGAACCCTGCTGTCATTATGGGAGAACCCCCCCCTGCACCGAGGCGATTATTCAGAGCGGGATCCGTCGTGTTATCGTTGGGATGAGAGACCCGGATCGACGGGTCTCTGGAAAGGGGATCCAAATCCTTGAGAGATCCGGAATCGAGGTCAAGGTTGGCGTCTTGGAAGAGGAGTGCCGCAAATTGAATGAGGCCTACCTTCTTCATAGAACAAAAAGACGTCCTTATGTCATCCTCAAGGCAGCGATGACGCTCAACGCGGTTGTCGGCCTTAAAACGAAAAAGGGGGTAAGAGCGTTGGCGATTACCGGAACGAAGGCGAGGAGATTCTCGCACCACCTTCGCTCTGAAGTCGATGCGATCCTTGTCGGATCGGGGACAGTGCTTGCTGACGATCCACAACTGACTTGCCGCTTGAAGAGGAGGCAAAAAAGAGACCCGCTTCGTGTCGTCTTGGACAGTTCACTAAGACTTCCAACAACCTCCCGCCTGTTTCATCTAAAATCCCCCGCAAAGACCCTTGTCGCGACAACTGTCTCCAAGACCCCAAAAAGAAAAGGGGTTGAATTCCTTCTCTGTCGCCGAAACAAACGTGGAGGGATTCAGTTAAACGATCTCCTTCGTCAACTAGCGAATCGTGGAGTCATGACCCTTCTTGTGGAAGGGGGACCGAAGATCTGGAGCTCTTTTCTAAAGGCCGGTACCGTCGACAGGCTTGTTGTTTTTATCGCCCCAAAAATCATCCAAGGAGAAACAGTACAGTTCCCTCTCAATCAACTTGAAGATCTCAAATCGATCCAAGGGGAAAAAATAGGAGAAGACCTCTTCATTGAGGGGAGTTTTTAG
- a CDS encoding acetoacetate--CoA ligase: protein MSQPLWSPTESRVKSSNMTRYLEFLKRENGLSFKNYEELHQWSVSSIPDFWESIWKFFTVKSSVPYSRVSGKLEMPGTKWFEGARLNFAENLLKFRDDREAIVSCGEDRPVRRVSYRELYHQVVRAAAGLKGLGVQRGDRVAGYMPNIVEAVVAMLATASLGAIWSSCSPDFGLQGVLDRFSQIEPKILFTVDGYSYNGKRHALAPRLEEILKKLPSLKKVVVVSYLDDSPRVPWLAWEDLLKNNANEIAFEQLPFDHPLYIMYSSGTTGVPKCIVHGTGGTLLQHLKELSLHSDLKKEDRIFYFTTCGWMMWNWLVSSLSVGSTIVLYEGSPSYPDLTSLWKMAEQEKISIFGTSPKFLASCEKGEVKPGNHFDLSHLKAVLSTGSPLSIENFEWVYQNIKSDLHLASISGGTDIIGCFMLGNPNLPVYAGEIQCRGLGMKVECWDESGKPRVDRKGELVCTAPFPSMPVSFWNDPDGTKYHAAYFDYFPNVWRHGDFIEITPRGGVIVYGRSDATLNPGGVRIGTSEIYRQVESISEIKDSLVIAQKWENDVRIVLFVVLKEGVGLDDPLQAKIRETIRRGTTPRHVPSKIIPIREIPYTVSGKKVELAVTRLIHGEPVQNREALVNPQALDQFQNLPALRSN from the coding sequence ATGTCCCAACCACTCTGGTCACCCACCGAGTCCCGGGTCAAGTCCTCCAACATGACCCGCTATCTTGAGTTCCTGAAAAGAGAGAACGGTCTCTCTTTCAAAAACTATGAGGAGCTCCACCAGTGGTCGGTCAGCTCGATCCCTGACTTTTGGGAATCGATCTGGAAGTTTTTTACTGTCAAGTCATCCGTCCCTTATTCACGCGTCAGTGGCAAGTTGGAGATGCCGGGCACGAAGTGGTTTGAGGGGGCACGACTTAATTTTGCCGAAAATCTTCTCAAGTTTCGAGATGACCGGGAAGCGATTGTTTCGTGTGGGGAGGATCGGCCGGTTCGCCGGGTTAGCTATCGGGAGCTGTATCATCAGGTCGTCCGGGCTGCGGCAGGATTGAAGGGATTGGGGGTCCAACGGGGAGATCGTGTGGCCGGCTACATGCCCAACATTGTTGAAGCGGTGGTGGCGATGCTGGCGACTGCGAGTCTTGGTGCGATCTGGTCCTCCTGCTCCCCTGATTTTGGTCTCCAGGGAGTTCTGGACCGTTTTAGCCAGATTGAACCAAAGATTCTGTTTACGGTGGATGGCTACTCCTACAACGGCAAGAGACACGCCTTGGCGCCTCGTCTGGAGGAGATCCTGAAAAAACTACCGAGCCTAAAAAAAGTTGTGGTTGTTTCGTATCTTGACGACTCCCCCCGTGTCCCTTGGCTCGCGTGGGAAGATTTATTGAAAAATAATGCAAATGAAATCGCTTTTGAACAGCTTCCGTTCGACCACCCTCTCTACATCATGTACTCTTCCGGAACGACAGGCGTTCCCAAATGCATCGTTCATGGTACCGGCGGTACCTTGTTGCAACACCTGAAGGAGCTCTCTCTTCATTCCGATTTAAAAAAAGAAGATCGGATTTTCTACTTTACGACTTGCGGCTGGATGATGTGGAATTGGCTCGTCAGTTCACTCTCCGTTGGGTCCACGATCGTGTTGTATGAAGGGAGTCCCTCCTATCCGGACCTCACTAGTCTCTGGAAGATGGCGGAGCAGGAGAAAATCTCCATTTTTGGAACGAGTCCCAAGTTCCTTGCCTCTTGTGAAAAAGGGGAGGTCAAGCCGGGCAACCACTTTGATCTCTCACATCTTAAGGCCGTTCTCTCAACCGGTTCCCCCCTTTCCATTGAAAACTTCGAGTGGGTCTATCAAAACATCAAGTCGGATCTGCATCTTGCCTCGATCTCCGGCGGGACAGACATCATCGGCTGTTTTATGTTGGGAAATCCGAACCTGCCGGTTTATGCCGGCGAGATCCAGTGCCGTGGACTCGGGATGAAGGTGGAGTGTTGGGATGAGAGTGGCAAACCACGGGTTGACCGAAAAGGGGAGCTGGTTTGCACCGCGCCGTTTCCCTCAATGCCTGTCTCTTTCTGGAATGATCCGGACGGTACGAAATACCACGCGGCCTATTTTGACTATTTTCCGAATGTCTGGCGGCATGGAGACTTCATTGAGATAACACCTCGCGGAGGAGTGATTGTTTACGGCCGGTCGGATGCGACCTTGAATCCGGGTGGTGTCCGTATCGGAACATCCGAGATCTACCGTCAGGTTGAATCGATTTCCGAGATTAAAGACAGCCTCGTCATTGCCCAAAAATGGGAGAATGATGTCCGGATCGTTCTCTTTGTTGTGCTGAAGGAGGGGGTAGGGCTGGATGACCCACTTCAGGCCAAGATTCGGGAGACGATCAGGAGAGGGACAACCCCGCGTCACGTTCCATCCAAGATCATCCCGATACGGGAAATCCCGTACACCGTCTCCGGTAAAAAGGTTGAGCTGGCGGTCACTCGTCTCATTCACGGGGAGCCGGTCCAGAACCGGGAGGCGCTTGTCAACCCCCAGGCGCTCGATCAGTTTCAGAATCTTCCAGCCCTTCGTTCAAATTGA
- the nrdR gene encoding transcriptional repressor NrdR — protein sequence MKCPFCSHSETRVVDSRLAKEGEAIRRRRECEKCHKRFTTYEHVEETFPAIIKKDGRREPYDRHKILAGLQKACEKRPVSTERIEEAADQIEREIQELGKKEIPSSEIGERVMRELHRMDQVAYVRFASVYREFKDLNEFMNELSGLLKKGKR from the coding sequence ATGAAATGTCCCTTTTGTAGTCATTCTGAGACCCGTGTCGTCGATTCCCGGCTTGCCAAGGAGGGAGAGGCGATTCGTCGCCGCCGCGAGTGTGAGAAGTGTCACAAGCGATTCACCACCTACGAGCATGTCGAGGAGACTTTTCCCGCCATCATCAAAAAAGATGGACGACGTGAGCCGTACGACAGGCACAAGATCCTGGCCGGCCTTCAGAAGGCGTGTGAAAAACGTCCTGTCTCGACCGAAAGGATTGAGGAGGCGGCAGACCAGATTGAACGAGAGATCCAGGAATTGGGTAAGAAAGAGATCCCTTCCTCAGAGATCGGCGAACGGGTGATGCGGGAGCTCCACAGAATGGATCAGGTCGCTTATGTCCGATTCGCCTCGGTTTATCGGGAGTTCAAGGACTTGAATGAGTTCATGAATGAATTGAGTGGTCTTTTAAAGAAGGGGAAGAGATAG
- a CDS encoding serine hydroxymethyltransferase has translation MSSLPLKQSDPQIDEIIRKETIRLESQLELIPSENYVSRAVLEAAGSVLTNKYAEGYPGKRYYGGCEFVDQAEELARERVKKLFGAEYANVQPHSGSQANMAVYFTFLKPGDKVMGMHLQHGGHLTHGSPVNFSGQLYHFTAYGVDPKTGLIDYDACATLAKKERPKMITVGASAYSRNINYKHFREIADSVGAFLFADIAHPAGLIAKKLLNDPLPHCHVVTSTTHKTLRGIRGGLILMGKDFDNPFGITAPKSGRLKKMSELLDAMIIPGIQGGPLMHIIAAKAVGFLENLQPSFEQYAKQVIRNAQALAARLIKHDYQVISGGTDNHLLLIDVRNRGLNGKICQESLEEAGMTCNKNAVPFDDQPPMIAGGFRIGSPALTTRGMKEKEMELIGDWINKILCDPTNSQNKKEVRQNINELCKKFPFYL, from the coding sequence ATGTCGTCCTTACCTCTTAAACAGTCAGACCCCCAAATCGACGAAATCATCCGGAAGGAGACGATTCGCCTCGAGTCACAACTGGAACTCATTCCATCTGAAAATTACGTCTCCCGGGCCGTCCTCGAGGCCGCTGGAAGCGTCCTGACCAACAAGTATGCGGAGGGGTATCCGGGCAAGAGATACTACGGCGGATGTGAGTTTGTTGATCAGGCCGAGGAGCTGGCACGTGAACGGGTCAAGAAACTGTTCGGGGCGGAGTATGCCAACGTCCAACCCCATTCCGGTTCCCAGGCCAATATGGCGGTCTATTTTACCTTCCTCAAACCGGGAGACAAGGTGATGGGGATGCACCTTCAGCATGGGGGGCACCTCACACACGGTTCACCCGTCAATTTTTCAGGCCAGCTCTACCATTTCACCGCATATGGAGTTGACCCCAAGACCGGTCTGATCGACTACGATGCCTGTGCCACTCTTGCCAAAAAAGAGCGCCCCAAGATGATCACCGTCGGGGCCTCCGCCTACTCCCGCAATATTAACTACAAACATTTTCGTGAGATTGCAGATTCCGTTGGTGCCTTTCTGTTTGCCGATATCGCCCATCCCGCCGGGTTGATTGCAAAAAAGTTGCTCAACGATCCCCTCCCCCACTGCCACGTTGTGACCTCCACGACCCATAAGACACTCCGCGGCATCCGAGGGGGACTGATCCTCATGGGGAAAGACTTCGACAACCCGTTTGGAATCACTGCGCCGAAGTCGGGCCGCTTAAAGAAGATGAGCGAATTGCTCGATGCAATGATCATCCCCGGCATTCAAGGGGGACCCCTCATGCATATTATTGCGGCAAAAGCAGTCGGATTTTTGGAGAATCTTCAGCCCTCTTTTGAGCAGTATGCCAAACAGGTGATCCGGAATGCCCAGGCATTGGCGGCACGGTTGATCAAGCATGATTACCAGGTGATTTCAGGCGGGACCGATAACCATCTCCTCTTGATTGATGTTCGGAACCGGGGCCTGAATGGCAAGATCTGCCAGGAGTCACTCGAAGAGGCCGGAATGACGTGCAACAAGAACGCCGTTCCCTTTGATGACCAACCCCCGATGATCGCCGGAGGATTCCGGATCGGCAGCCCGGCCCTCACAACACGCGGGATGAAGGAGAAGGAGATGGAGCTCATTGGTGACTGGATCAACAAGATCCTTTGCGATCCGACCAATAGTCAAAATAAAAAAGAGGTGCGGCAGAATATTAATGAGCTCTGTAAGAAATTCCCCTTTTACCTGTAA
- the corA gene encoding magnesium/cobalt transporter CorA has product MITIFSYSPVDGLTQVRDLASIRQLIQEKERVTWVDLEHPTPQETEILDTAFNFHPLTIDDCLSPRHQPKIDNYGSYLFLIVHEMKTESSEARFKTSELDIYLGSNYLLTFHRPKMKSLEIVQERLLKNPKALFRSADFLMATVLDEVVDQYTPVLDQMDQRVSALEDQIFSPKDGEDLLNEIFSLRRSLSQIKRISTKQIDLLTRMIKEGYDEIIPLSLPYLSNVRDHLIRASDLCDFFRDSISSLVDAHLLTSSNKTNETMKMLTIFASMMLPLTVITGVYGMNFKNMPELDWSFGYPFVIGLMAVVAGSMLFYFKKKKWL; this is encoded by the coding sequence ATGATCACGATTTTCTCCTACTCGCCCGTGGATGGGCTGACACAGGTTCGTGATCTTGCCTCTATTCGTCAGCTGATTCAGGAGAAGGAGAGGGTTACCTGGGTTGATCTGGAACATCCCACACCCCAGGAGACAGAAATCCTCGATACCGCCTTTAATTTTCACCCCCTGACCATTGATGACTGTCTTTCCCCACGTCATCAACCAAAGATTGACAATTATGGCTCCTATCTTTTTTTGATCGTCCACGAAATGAAAACAGAATCGTCGGAGGCCCGTTTCAAGACGAGTGAATTGGATATCTATCTCGGAAGCAATTATCTGCTGACCTTCCATCGCCCGAAGATGAAGAGCCTGGAGATTGTCCAGGAAAGGCTTCTCAAAAACCCGAAGGCGCTTTTCCGCTCTGCCGACTTTCTCATGGCGACCGTCCTCGATGAGGTGGTTGACCAGTACACCCCCGTTCTGGATCAGATGGATCAGCGGGTCAGTGCGCTGGAAGACCAGATTTTTTCCCCGAAGGATGGTGAAGATCTCCTCAATGAAATTTTTAGTCTGAGGAGAAGCTTGTCACAGATCAAGAGGATTTCGACGAAACAGATCGATCTCCTGACACGCATGATCAAAGAAGGGTATGACGAAATCATCCCGCTATCGCTCCCCTACCTTTCCAATGTTCGTGATCACCTGATTCGGGCTTCCGATCTGTGTGATTTTTTTCGGGACTCTATATCCAGCCTTGTGGATGCCCACTTGCTGACCTCTTCAAACAAGACCAATGAGACGATGAAGATGCTGACGATCTTTGCCTCCATGATGCTCCCTCTGACGGTTATTACGGGTGTCTATGGCATGAACTTCAAGAATATGCCGGAGCTTGATTGGTCCTTCGGGTATCCTTTTGTTATTGGGTTGATGGCTGTTGTGGCGGGGTCTATGCTGTTTTATTTTAAGAAGAAAAAGTGGCTCTAG
- the rpiB gene encoding ribose 5-phosphate isomerase B, producing the protein MRLAVASDHGGYEVKQTLIEYLKKQKIEVIDLGTNGPDSVDYPDFASEVAEQVSRGFVDGGVLACGTGIGMCIVANKFKNVRAAVVFDEYTARMSKEHNNANVLCLGGRIRQTEEAKKLVTIWLTTPYAGGRHARRLTKISEIEKKNLK; encoded by the coding sequence GTGAGACTGGCCGTTGCATCCGATCATGGCGGGTATGAAGTCAAACAGACACTCATCGAATATCTCAAAAAACAAAAAATAGAGGTTATTGATCTTGGTACAAACGGTCCCGACTCCGTTGATTATCCCGATTTTGCCTCGGAAGTAGCGGAGCAGGTCTCCAGAGGTTTTGTGGATGGAGGAGTTCTTGCCTGCGGAACAGGAATCGGGATGTGCATTGTCGCCAACAAATTTAAAAACGTCCGTGCCGCCGTCGTCTTTGATGAGTACACGGCCCGGATGTCAAAGGAGCACAACAACGCCAATGTCCTCTGCTTGGGAGGACGGATTCGACAAACGGAAGAGGCCAAAAAACTGGTCACTATTTGGTTGACGACCCCTTACGCGGGCGGTCGTCACGCCCGACGCCTCACTAAAATTTCCGAAATTGAAAAGAAAAATCTGAAATGA
- the rpmF gene encoding 50S ribosomal protein L32, which translates to MPVPRKKVSRVRRDNRRSHIHLKVYHTNKCPQCGEAKMPHRVCPHCGFYKGREILKQEEAKK; encoded by the coding sequence ATGCCAGTCCCTCGTAAAAAAGTATCACGTGTTCGTCGAGACAATCGACGATCGCACATCCATCTGAAGGTCTACCACACCAATAAGTGCCCCCAATGCGGGGAGGCCAAAATGCCCCATCGCGTCTGTCCCCACTGTGGTTTCTACAAGGGCAGAGAGATCCTGAAACAGGAAGAGGCCAAGAAATAG
- the chrA gene encoding chromate efflux transporter encodes MDTSYTRLFLRFLHFGLLAWGGPVAQIDMIRHELVEEGKWISRERFNRVLGVYQLLPGPEAHELCVYFGMLAKGRIGGFLAGLGFMLPGFLLMFTLSWFYAAYGIKSPLFSGLFYGMQAAVPALIIRATHRIGGHALTDRWLWAIAVVAGVGHLLDLHFLITLSFAGVAYIFAKRRKFFPLAFVSAAFLGGSIFYLMIKGVHVIPESFDLSLEPPSSLRLFFSGLRSGLLTFGGAYTVISFLQHDAVEVGRWMTNPQFLNGVALSGILPAPFIIFSTFVGYLGGGPWGALILTIGIFLPAFGMTLIGHRTIEKVVENRSLHSLLDGVTAGVVGLIAATTAHLLKAAIIDLPSLVILGIALASLYRWKEKGTVAAVVLSAGLLGILFKQIFLGT; translated from the coding sequence ATGGATACGTCTTACACTCGTCTCTTTTTAAGATTCTTACACTTTGGTCTCCTTGCCTGGGGAGGGCCGGTGGCACAGATCGACATGATCCGGCACGAGCTGGTGGAAGAGGGAAAATGGATTTCCCGGGAGCGCTTCAACCGGGTGCTCGGTGTCTATCAGCTCCTCCCCGGTCCGGAGGCGCACGAGCTCTGTGTCTATTTCGGAATGCTGGCGAAGGGAAGGATCGGCGGATTTCTTGCAGGATTAGGCTTCATGCTCCCCGGCTTTCTCCTGATGTTCACCCTCTCCTGGTTTTACGCCGCCTACGGCATCAAGTCGCCTCTCTTTTCAGGTCTCTTTTACGGAATGCAGGCGGCGGTCCCGGCGCTGATCATCCGGGCGACCCACCGGATCGGAGGGCATGCCCTGACCGACCGATGGCTCTGGGCGATTGCGGTGGTCGCGGGTGTCGGCCACCTTTTGGATCTCCACTTCCTGATTACACTCTCTTTTGCGGGTGTCGCTTACATTTTTGCCAAACGCCGTAAATTTTTCCCCCTGGCGTTTGTTTCCGCCGCCTTTCTGGGGGGCTCGATTTTTTATCTGATGATAAAAGGAGTTCATGTGATTCCGGAGTCGTTCGACCTCTCTCTGGAGCCTCCGTCCTCTTTGCGACTTTTCTTCTCCGGTCTCCGGAGCGGCCTCTTGACCTTCGGCGGCGCCTACACAGTGATCTCGTTCCTTCAGCACGATGCGGTCGAGGTCGGCCGGTGGATGACCAACCCGCAATTTTTGAACGGTGTCGCTCTTTCAGGGATCTTGCCGGCGCCGTTCATTATCTTTTCTACCTTCGTCGGATACTTGGGAGGAGGGCCGTGGGGGGCGCTGATCTTGACCATCGGGATCTTTCTTCCTGCCTTTGGTATGACACTGATCGGCCATCGCACCATTGAAAAGGTGGTCGAGAATCGGTCTCTTCACTCCCTTCTGGATGGCGTAACGGCGGGAGTCGTCGGCTTGATTGCCGCGACGACCGCCCATCTCCTGAAGGCAGCGATTATCGATCTTCCTTCTCTCGTTATCTTGGGTATTGCCCTCGCCTCGCTCTACCGATGGAAGGAGAAAGGAACGGTCGCGGCGGTTGTCCTCAGCGCCGGCCTGTTGGGAATCCTTTTCAAGCAAATTTTTTTGGGCACGTAG
- a CDS encoding PilZ domain-containing protein has product MEKRRFPRQIVLQNSGLSAKLILAGGSLLESTSPRTIEIGAVPLDISRGGIGLTLKLDVPWVTLTPQKKVSLLLNVGSQVWLLPAIVVRHETESQTIALEFANPLESLSPFLTPKELQ; this is encoded by the coding sequence GTGGAAAAAAGAAGATTTCCTCGACAGATTGTTTTGCAGAACTCGGGGCTTTCAGCCAAATTGATCCTGGCGGGTGGTTCTTTGCTCGAATCGACCTCACCTCGAACAATCGAGATCGGTGCGGTCCCTCTCGATATCAGCCGGGGTGGCATTGGATTGACGCTTAAGCTTGATGTCCCGTGGGTCACGTTGACCCCACAAAAGAAGGTTTCCCTCCTTCTCAATGTTGGTTCGCAGGTCTGGCTCCTTCCCGCTATTGTTGTCCGACATGAGACAGAGAGTCAGACAATTGCCCTTGAATTTGCAAATCCATTGGAGAGCCTTTCCCCTTTCCTGACCCCAAAAGAATTACAATAG
- the recA gene encoding recombinase RecA, which produces MEQIGNKAKILSNTISNIEKVYGKGAIMRLDKEDVAQNVETISTGSLGLDIALGVGGLPRGRIVEVFGPESSGKTTLALQVVANCQREGGVVAYIDAEHALDVQYAKKLGVKSEELLISQPDSGEQALEIVDMLVKSGAVDMIVVDSVAALVPKAEIEGEMGEPQMGLQARLMSQALRKLTGNVSRTKTLVIFINQLRMKIGVMFGNPETTTGGNALKFYASVRLDIRRVNAIKQGEQVVGNQTRVKVVKNKMAPPFRQAEFDLVYGEGISREGELLDLGDLHKVIEKSGAWYTYGGEKIGQGRENAVKFLKENNDVAKKIEKEIFVRAGVVCKEPLKEVAAEKTAGREKKRAAG; this is translated from the coding sequence ATGGAACAGATCGGTAACAAGGCAAAAATTCTGAGTAACACCATCAGCAACATTGAGAAGGTTTACGGAAAAGGTGCGATCATGCGCCTCGACAAGGAGGATGTGGCCCAGAATGTTGAGACGATTTCAACAGGTTCTCTCGGTCTCGACATTGCCCTGGGTGTGGGCGGTCTTCCGAGGGGGAGGATTGTGGAGGTCTTTGGCCCCGAATCCTCCGGGAAGACGACCTTGGCCCTTCAGGTCGTTGCCAATTGTCAGCGTGAGGGTGGTGTTGTTGCCTACATCGATGCGGAGCATGCCCTGGATGTTCAATACGCCAAGAAACTCGGTGTGAAGAGTGAGGAACTGCTGATCTCCCAACCGGACAGTGGTGAACAGGCGTTGGAGATTGTTGACATGCTCGTGAAGAGCGGTGCGGTTGACATGATTGTTGTCGATTCTGTTGCGGCGCTTGTTCCGAAGGCGGAGATTGAAGGGGAGATGGGAGAGCCCCAGATGGGACTACAGGCCCGTTTGATGAGCCAGGCACTTCGCAAACTGACTGGGAATGTCAGTCGCACCAAGACGCTTGTTATTTTCATCAATCAGCTTCGGATGAAGATCGGTGTGATGTTTGGAAATCCTGAAACGACCACCGGTGGAAACGCGCTCAAGTTTTATGCCTCCGTTCGGCTTGATATCCGGCGTGTCAATGCAATCAAGCAGGGGGAGCAGGTGGTTGGCAACCAGACCCGGGTCAAGGTCGTCAAGAACAAGATGGCCCCGCCGTTCCGTCAGGCCGAGTTTGATCTCGTTTATGGTGAGGGGATTTCCCGTGAAGGGGAATTGCTTGACTTGGGCGACCTTCATAAGGTTATCGAAAAATCAGGGGCTTGGTACACCTACGGAGGAGAGAAGATCGGTCAGGGGCGGGAGAACGCCGTCAAGTTTCTTAAAGAGAATAATGATGTTGCAAAAAAGATTGAAAAAGAGATCTTCGTTCGTGCCGGGGTTGTCTGCAAGGAACCGTTGAAAGAGGTTGCAGCTGAAAAAACGGCTGGTCGCGAAAAGAAGAGGGCTGCTGGTTAG
- a CDS encoding catechol 1,2-dioxygenase, producing the protein MGKIVGATLCSHVPRLMIPPEKRRDYMGGKISTFYEALERMQAEQIHNRRFDTFLVFDTHWWTTLEFVLNAHGWHVGRYTSDEIPWMITDLPYDYPGDPELADQIGEEAKGAGVPVYVAREKNLPWHYPTLNTMKYLNPERRPVLPISVAYTSSVEEELLFGEAIRRAIEKGSRNVLLVATGGLSHRFWELDKVRQRASADPSDIYSEENRRYDEKIICYLKEGRHREVIEAADDFRKMCSPEGRFAHYLRMVGALGGKGCHLGGIQYGEYEAAIGTGQVNLWFNNDIPSHTLS; encoded by the coding sequence ATGGGGAAAATAGTTGGCGCTACGCTTTGTTCTCACGTCCCCCGCCTTATGATTCCGCCGGAGAAACGGCGTGACTACATGGGAGGTAAGATCAGCACCTTTTACGAGGCGCTAGAGAGGATGCAGGCCGAGCAGATCCATAACAGGCGATTTGACACCTTTCTGGTTTTTGACACGCATTGGTGGACAACATTAGAGTTTGTTCTGAATGCCCATGGGTGGCACGTTGGTCGTTACACGTCGGATGAGATTCCATGGATGATTACGGATCTCCCTTACGACTACCCGGGAGATCCGGAGTTGGCAGACCAGATTGGTGAGGAGGCGAAGGGGGCTGGGGTTCCGGTTTACGTGGCGCGGGAGAAAAATCTTCCGTGGCATTATCCGACGCTCAACACAATGAAGTATTTAAATCCGGAAAGACGTCCTGTTTTGCCAATAAGCGTTGCCTATACCTCGTCGGTTGAAGAGGAGCTTCTCTTTGGAGAGGCAATCCGCCGGGCGATTGAGAAGGGATCACGAAATGTCCTCCTTGTAGCGACGGGTGGGCTTTCGCACCGGTTTTGGGAACTGGATAAGGTTCGGCAAAGGGCCTCGGCGGATCCTTCCGATATTTATTCGGAGGAGAACCGTCGGTATGACGAAAAAATTATTTGTTACCTCAAAGAGGGACGGCATCGTGAGGTGATTGAGGCGGCGGATGATTTTCGAAAAATGTGTTCACCGGAGGGGCGGTTTGCCCATTACCTCCGTATGGTCGGGGCGCTCGGAGGGAAGGGATGTCACCTTGGGGGTATTCAATATGGAGAGTATGAGGCGGCTATTGGCACGGGGCAGGTGAATTTGTGGTTTAACAATGATATCCCCTCCCACACCCTATCTTAA